The proteins below are encoded in one region of Telopea speciosissima isolate NSW1024214 ecotype Mountain lineage chromosome 10, Tspe_v1, whole genome shotgun sequence:
- the LOC122644073 gene encoding metal tolerance protein 4-like isoform X1, producing MEEGLDARKPLLSLNEGQKSDDKRPRVSRRNSVNTIIRDFTSKLPDKLRPGLDPEDPFNINLSKTICLNHGEKEYYEKQFATLKSFEEVDSLETTNGIDEVQGHDQEVEHERAMKLSNYANILLLACKIYATIRSGSIAIAASTLDSLLDLMAGGILWFTHMSMKNINIYKYPIGKLRVQPVGIIIFAAVMATLGFQVLIQAMEQLIKDDPSEKMTSDQLVWLYTIMLSATVVKLGLWIYCRTSGNTIVRAYAKDHYFDVVTNVVGLVAAVLGDKYYWWIDPIGAIILAIYTITNWSGTVLENAASLVGQSASPEVLQKLTYLVIRHHPKIKRVDTVRAYTFGVLYFVEVDIELPEDLPLKEAHAIGESLQIKIEELPEVERAFVHLDFECDHKPEHSILSKLPDTQP from the exons ATGGAAGAAGGTCTGGACGCCAGGAAGCCATTGTTATCGTTGAATGAAGGTCAAAAGTCCGACGATAAACGTCCACGAGTGAGTCGCCGGAACTCGGTGAATACCATAATTAGAGATTTCACTTCCAAATTGCCTGACAAGCTCAGACCCGGCCTTGATCCCGAGGACCCTTTCAACATTAATTTATCTAAAACCATATGCTTAAACCATG GGGAAAAGGAATACTATGAAAAACAATTTGCAACCCTAAAATCCTTCGAGGAAGTTGACTCTTTAGAAACAACCAATGGCATCGATGAGGTTCAAGGCCATGATCAAGAGGTAGAGCATGAAAGAGCAATGAAATTATCCAATTATGCAAATATTCTTTTGCTGGCTTGTAAG ATCTATGCCACAATAAGGAGTGGCTCAATTGCTATAGCAGCTTCTACACTTGATTCTCTGCTAGATCTCATGGCTGGTGGAATTCTTTGGTTCACACACATGTcaatgaaaaatataaatatcTACAAATATCCTATTGGAAAGTTGAGGGTGCAACCAGTAGGCATTATCATTTTTGCAGCTGTTATGGCTACGCTTG GCTTTCAGGTACTGATCCAGGCTATGGAACAACTGATAAAAGATGACCCTTCTGAAAAGATGACCTCGGATCAGCTTGTGTGGTTATATACAATCATGCTGTCTGCTACTGTGGTAAAACTTGGCCTCTGGATTTACTGCCGAACGTCAGGAAACACGATAGTCCGTGCTTATGCAAAG GATCACTATTTCGATGTGGTAACAAATGTTGTTGGCTTAGTCGCTGCTGTTCTTGGTGATAAATACTACTGGTGGATTGACCCTATTGGTGCTATTATTCTTGCAATATATACAATTACAAACTGGTCTGGGACTGTACTGGAAAAcgcag CTTCTCTAGTGGGGCAGTCAGCTTCACCTGAAGTCCTGCAGAAATTGACATACTTGGTCATAAGGCACCATCCTAAAATCAAGCGCGTTGACACAGTTAGAGCCTACACTTTTGGTGTTCTCTACTTTGTAGAG GTTGACATTGAACTTCCTGAAGATTTGCCACTGAAAGAAGCTCATGCAATTGGAGAGTCGTTGCAAATAAAGATTGAGGAGCTCCCCGAAGTTGAGCGAGCATTTGTTCATCTTGATTTTGAGTGTGATCACAAACCAGAGCACTCTATTCTTAGCAAGCTGCCTGATACTCAACCTTGA
- the LOC122644074 gene encoding protein PHOTOSYSTEM I ASSEMBLY 2, chloroplastic, with protein sequence MASHLSPIQPPTVSSLSLPRNHHHHHYPPRTSNVKSVRLKLRSSLEDESHPPTNAGDSSEPLKKKGAQPIITRRLCLTCVCTTLALINISNGSIAASEAIALEGKERPACRNCGGSGAIICDMCGGTGKWKALNRKRAKDVYEFTECPNCYGRGKLVCPVCLGTGLPNNKGLLRRPDARQLLDKMYNGRLLPRT encoded by the exons ATGGCTTCCCATCTCTCCCCTATCCAACCTCCAACAGTTTCAAGCCTTTCTCTCCCGAggaatcaccaccaccaccactacccacctaggacct CCAATGTGAAGTCAGTGAGGCTTAAATTGCGATCCAGTTTGGAAGATGAGAGCCACCCGCCGACGAATGCGGGAGATTCATCTGAACCTTTAAAGAAGAAG GGAGCACAACCAATAATCACAAGACGGTTGTGTCTTACATGTGTATGTACGACTCTCGCTTTGATAAACATTTCAAATGGTTCTATTGCTGCATCAGAGGCAATTGCTTTGGAAGGGAAAGAAAGACCTGCATGTCGGAATTGTGGGGGCAGTGGTGCCATAATAT GTGATATGTGTGGTGGTACAGGAAAATGGAAGGCTCTCAACCGGAAACGAGCAAAAGATGTTTATGAGTTCACAGAGTGTCCAAATTGTTATG GTAGGGGGAAACTTGTATGCCCAGTTTGTCTGGGAACAGGTTTACCCAATAACAAGGGTCTTCTTCGGAGGCCTGATGCACGGCAGTTGCTTGATAAAATGTACAATGGCCGCCTGCTGCCACGCACTTGA
- the LOC122644072 gene encoding casein kinase 1-like protein HD16 isoform X2, giving the protein MPELRSGVRRARAPIVDQGRKTRGRVAKKSEPVVGNCIRTRAAVAKEAAKAEAVRIGVKTRAGKPRTRLAVRNRAKAAVIVISEKNGVSGRDRVREAPEEGKDKAGDRIANLGDKVWADNRKKEMMGDDSGGLSANKAGGQEEEGSTAPFPERVQVGGSPVYKVDRKLGKGGFGQVFVGRRVTGGNERSTSSGPMEVALKFEHRTSKGCNYGPPYEWQVYSNLGGSHGVPKVHYKGRQGDYYVMVMDMLGPSLWDTWNTSGQAMSSEMVACIAVESISILEKMHLKGYVHGDVKPENFLLGQPATPQEKKLFLVDLGLATKWRDSTSGQHVEYDQRPDVFRGTVRYASVHAHLGRTASRRDDLESLAYTLIFLHRGRLPWQGYQGDNKSFLVCKKKMATSPEILCCFCPPPFKQFLEVVVNMKFDEEPNYSKLISLFDGLIGPNPAVRPINTDGALKVGQKRGRLTIDEDDDVLPKKKVRLGVPATQWISVYNARLPMKQRYHYNVADGRLAQHVERGNEDGLLISCVASCSNLWALIMDAGTGFSSQVYELSPYFLHKEWIMEQWEKNYYISSIAGANNGSSLVVMSKGTQYTQQSYKVSDSFPFKWINKKWREGFHVTSMATAGSRWGVVMSRNAGFSDQVVELDFLYPSEGIHRRWDSGYRITSTAATWDQAALILSVPKRRPSDETQETLRTSQFPSTHVKEKWAKNLYLASVCYGRTVS; this is encoded by the exons ATGCCAGAGCTGCGTAGTGGGGTACGTCGTGCCCGTGCTCCGATCGTAGATCAGGGGCGCAAGACGAGAGGTCGAGTTGCGAAGAAATCCGAACCTGTGGTTGGTAATTGCATCAGAACCAGAGCCGCAGTTGCTAAGGAGGCTGCGAAGGCGGAAGCTGTTCGAATTGGGGTTAAGACTCGGGCAGGGAAGCCCAGAACGAGGTTGGCCGTGAGGAATCGGGCCAAGGCTGCGGTGATTGTGATTTCAGAGAAGAACGGTGTTTCTGGGCGTGATCGGGTCAGGGAGGCTCCAGAGGAAGGGAAAGATAAAGCCGGAGATCGGATTGCCAATTTAGGGGACAAGGTTTGGGCGGACAATCGTAAGAAAGAAATGATGGGCGACGATAGCGGTGGCTTGAGTGCCAACAAGGCTGGTgggcaggaagaagaagggagcaCAGCGCCTTTCCCTGAAAGG GTTCAGGTGGGAGGATCCCCAGTCTATAAGGTTGACAGGAAGTTGGGCAAAGGGGGGTTTGGTCAGGTATTCGTGGGTCGTCGTGTAACAGGAGGGAATGAGCGGTCAACAAGTTCTGGGCCTATGGAG GTGGCGCTAAAATTTGAACATAGAACCAGCAAGGGGTGTAACTATGGTCCTCCATATGAGTGGCAAGTTTACAG CAATCTTGGTGGCAGTCATGGAGTGCCAAAAGTACACTACAAGGGGAGGCAAGGGGATTATTATGTAATG GTTATGGACATGTTAGGTCCAAGCTTGTGGGATACATGGAACACTTCAGGGCAAGC GATGTCATCAGAAATGGTAGCTTGTATTGCAGTGGAGTCTATATCGATCCTAGAGAAGATGCACTTGAAGGG TTATGTCCATGGAGATGTAAAGCCTGAGAACTTCCTGCTCGGTCAGCCAGCTACGCCTCAGGAAAAGAAGTTGTTTCTTGTTGATCTTGGATTAG CAACAAAATGGAGAGATAGCACTAGTGGCCAGCATGTAGAGTACGATCAACGTCCCGATGTATTCAG GGGAACTGTTCGTTATGCTAGTGTTCATGCCCACTTAGGAAGAACTGCAAGTAGAAGAGATGATCTGGAATCTCTTGCATATACCCTGATCTTTCTTCACCGAGGGAGGTTACCATGGCAGGGTTATCAG GGAGATAATAAATCATTCCTAGTTTGCAAGAAAAAGATGGCAACATCACCTGAAATTTTGTGTTGCTTCTGCCCTCCGCCTTTTAAGCAATTTCTTGAGGTTGTGGTGAACATGAAATTTGATGAGGAGCCTAATTATTCCAAGCTAATATCTTTGTTTGATGGTTTGATTGGACCAAATCCTGCTGTAAGGCCAATTAATACTGATGGCGCTCTGAAG GTTGGTCAGAAACGGGGTAGGTTGACCATTGATGAAGACGACGATGTACTACCAAAGAAAAAGGTCCGTTTAGGAGTTCCTGCCACTCAGTGGATTTCAGTCTACAACGCCAGGTTGCCAATGAAACAGAG ATATCACTATAATGTGGCCGATGGACGACTGGCACAACATGTAGAAAGAGGAAATGAAGATGGCCTGCTTATAAGTTGTGTGGCTTCTTGTTCCAATCTTTGGGCACTTATCATGGACGCTGGCACTGGTTTCTCATCCCAAGTTTATGAGCTGTCACCATACTTCTTACATAAG GAATGGATTATGGAGCAGTGGGAGAAGAATTACTACATCAGTTCTATAGCTGGTGCCAACAATGGAAGTTCTCTAGTTGTGATGTCCAAAG GGACCCAATACACTCAACAGTCTTATAAAGTCAGTGACTCCTTTCCGTTCAAGTGGATAAACAAGAAGTGGAGAGAAGGATTCCATGTAACCTCAATGGCGACTGCTGGAAGCCGATGGGGTGTTGTCATGTCTCGAAATGCCGGCTTCAGTGATCAG GTTGTTGAGCTTGACTTTCTCTATCCGAGTGAAGGCATTCACAGACGTTGGGACTCTGGTTATCGGATAACATCGACAGCTGCTACATGGGATCAAGCGGCTCTTATCTTGAGTGTGCCTAAGCGCAGACCTAGTGATGAAACTCAGGAGACCTTGCGAACATCTCAGTTTCCAAGTACTCATGTTAAG GAGAAATGGGCAAAGAATCTCTATCTAGCATCTGTGTGCTACGGACGAACAGTATCTTGA
- the LOC122644072 gene encoding casein kinase 1-like protein HD16 isoform X1 — translation MPELRSGVRRARAPIVDQGRKTRGRVAKKSEPVVGNCIRTRAAVAKEAAKAEAVRIGVKTRAGKPRTRLAVRNRAKAAVIVISEKNGVSGRDRVREAPEEGKDKAGDRIANLGDKVWADNRKKEMMGDDSGGLSANKAGGQEEEGSTAPFPERVQVGGSPVYKVDRKLGKGGFGQVFVGRRVTGGNERSTSSGPMEVALKFEHRTSKGCNYGPPYEWQVYSNLGGSHGVPKVHYKGRQGDYYVMVMDMLGPSLWDTWNTSGQAMSSEMVACIAVESISILEKMHLKGYVHGDVKPENFLLGQPATPQEKKLFLVDLGLATKWRDSTSGQHVEYDQRPDVFRGTVRYASVHAHLGRTASRRDDLESLAYTLIFLHRGRLPWQGYQGDNKSFLVCKKKMATSPEILCCFCPPPFKQFLEVVVNMKFDEEPNYSKLISLFDGLIGPNPAVRPINTDGALKIMYQVGQKRGRLTIDEDDDVLPKKKVRLGVPATQWISVYNARLPMKQRYHYNVADGRLAQHVERGNEDGLLISCVASCSNLWALIMDAGTGFSSQVYELSPYFLHKEWIMEQWEKNYYISSIAGANNGSSLVVMSKGTQYTQQSYKVSDSFPFKWINKKWREGFHVTSMATAGSRWGVVMSRNAGFSDQVVELDFLYPSEGIHRRWDSGYRITSTAATWDQAALILSVPKRRPSDETQETLRTSQFPSTHVKEKWAKNLYLASVCYGRTVS, via the exons ATGCCAGAGCTGCGTAGTGGGGTACGTCGTGCCCGTGCTCCGATCGTAGATCAGGGGCGCAAGACGAGAGGTCGAGTTGCGAAGAAATCCGAACCTGTGGTTGGTAATTGCATCAGAACCAGAGCCGCAGTTGCTAAGGAGGCTGCGAAGGCGGAAGCTGTTCGAATTGGGGTTAAGACTCGGGCAGGGAAGCCCAGAACGAGGTTGGCCGTGAGGAATCGGGCCAAGGCTGCGGTGATTGTGATTTCAGAGAAGAACGGTGTTTCTGGGCGTGATCGGGTCAGGGAGGCTCCAGAGGAAGGGAAAGATAAAGCCGGAGATCGGATTGCCAATTTAGGGGACAAGGTTTGGGCGGACAATCGTAAGAAAGAAATGATGGGCGACGATAGCGGTGGCTTGAGTGCCAACAAGGCTGGTgggcaggaagaagaagggagcaCAGCGCCTTTCCCTGAAAGG GTTCAGGTGGGAGGATCCCCAGTCTATAAGGTTGACAGGAAGTTGGGCAAAGGGGGGTTTGGTCAGGTATTCGTGGGTCGTCGTGTAACAGGAGGGAATGAGCGGTCAACAAGTTCTGGGCCTATGGAG GTGGCGCTAAAATTTGAACATAGAACCAGCAAGGGGTGTAACTATGGTCCTCCATATGAGTGGCAAGTTTACAG CAATCTTGGTGGCAGTCATGGAGTGCCAAAAGTACACTACAAGGGGAGGCAAGGGGATTATTATGTAATG GTTATGGACATGTTAGGTCCAAGCTTGTGGGATACATGGAACACTTCAGGGCAAGC GATGTCATCAGAAATGGTAGCTTGTATTGCAGTGGAGTCTATATCGATCCTAGAGAAGATGCACTTGAAGGG TTATGTCCATGGAGATGTAAAGCCTGAGAACTTCCTGCTCGGTCAGCCAGCTACGCCTCAGGAAAAGAAGTTGTTTCTTGTTGATCTTGGATTAG CAACAAAATGGAGAGATAGCACTAGTGGCCAGCATGTAGAGTACGATCAACGTCCCGATGTATTCAG GGGAACTGTTCGTTATGCTAGTGTTCATGCCCACTTAGGAAGAACTGCAAGTAGAAGAGATGATCTGGAATCTCTTGCATATACCCTGATCTTTCTTCACCGAGGGAGGTTACCATGGCAGGGTTATCAG GGAGATAATAAATCATTCCTAGTTTGCAAGAAAAAGATGGCAACATCACCTGAAATTTTGTGTTGCTTCTGCCCTCCGCCTTTTAAGCAATTTCTTGAGGTTGTGGTGAACATGAAATTTGATGAGGAGCCTAATTATTCCAAGCTAATATCTTTGTTTGATGGTTTGATTGGACCAAATCCTGCTGTAAGGCCAATTAATACTGATGGCGCTCTGAAG ATTATGTATCAGGTTGGTCAGAAACGGGGTAGGTTGACCATTGATGAAGACGACGATGTACTACCAAAGAAAAAGGTCCGTTTAGGAGTTCCTGCCACTCAGTGGATTTCAGTCTACAACGCCAGGTTGCCAATGAAACAGAG ATATCACTATAATGTGGCCGATGGACGACTGGCACAACATGTAGAAAGAGGAAATGAAGATGGCCTGCTTATAAGTTGTGTGGCTTCTTGTTCCAATCTTTGGGCACTTATCATGGACGCTGGCACTGGTTTCTCATCCCAAGTTTATGAGCTGTCACCATACTTCTTACATAAG GAATGGATTATGGAGCAGTGGGAGAAGAATTACTACATCAGTTCTATAGCTGGTGCCAACAATGGAAGTTCTCTAGTTGTGATGTCCAAAG GGACCCAATACACTCAACAGTCTTATAAAGTCAGTGACTCCTTTCCGTTCAAGTGGATAAACAAGAAGTGGAGAGAAGGATTCCATGTAACCTCAATGGCGACTGCTGGAAGCCGATGGGGTGTTGTCATGTCTCGAAATGCCGGCTTCAGTGATCAG GTTGTTGAGCTTGACTTTCTCTATCCGAGTGAAGGCATTCACAGACGTTGGGACTCTGGTTATCGGATAACATCGACAGCTGCTACATGGGATCAAGCGGCTCTTATCTTGAGTGTGCCTAAGCGCAGACCTAGTGATGAAACTCAGGAGACCTTGCGAACATCTCAGTTTCCAAGTACTCATGTTAAG GAGAAATGGGCAAAGAATCTCTATCTAGCATCTGTGTGCTACGGACGAACAGTATCTTGA